AGGGGTCAGGAAAAAGCTACGTGGGCTATAAGAGAAAGGAGTATGGGACACTTCCATTTGGACTATACAGAAGCAGTGAAAATAGCAATGGTAAAAGTAAGAGCACAATACTGGTCAGCTGTAAAGATTGGAATCACGGACCAACAGTTGCTAAGACAATTACGGCCAGGAAGGTCCAAAGATATGAGGTTATTTGCACAAGTGGAGGAGATTAATAGCCTAAGATCAATGTTTAGGCAATGCTCATTTTATCTGCTCCAAGATGAACAAAGACTTAGGAGTAGACATATCAGTTTATATGCTACATGCATTCTTTTTGATGAGGAACGACTAGTTCCTTAGTGTCTCTGTACACTATGTATAGTGTGATTGGGTCTTTAACCATACTTTTGTAAAGTTATTATGATTATCAATATAATCTTCTAATgttttcggaaaaaaaaagaataatgatattttaaagaaattaaaagataatTATATTCTTCAATCACAAATAAGACTACAATTTGTAacagacgaaaaagaaaaatagaactaTTAAAGTGGGACGGATGGAGTAGAATAATTAGTGTGAACaacttttctttaatgtttttgaaataaaattaatgtAAAACCTTTCAATAAATATGCTGTTGGTAGCCGGTCTAACACGTATTGGGACATGCCAAGTTGTGAATATAGGGAGATTCACTTGGAAGCGGGCTACCGGCCTTAGTTCGAGAAAGTTCGGATCCTATGATGGGGTTCGCCAGAAGGTTTTGAAACGGAATTGGAAGAGGGTTAAGTGGAAACGGGTCGTGGGCAGAGGCGGACGGAACATGGGCCCGCCGCCCAGATGGATACAACGACTTGAGCCAGCTGGAGGTTGGTACAAGTAGTAGCGCCGGAACAACAGTCAACAGTTGAGTACAGGGGACTTGCTAGCAAGTCAAAGTGGCACGGCCTGAGTCGCCTGACCATCCTTACTTTATTTGTGTGATATGGACACCGACTCACTGGAAGGAAGCGAGGACGGGGATCCGATCGGCACTCGGACAAATGATCACACCACCAGCACATTCACCTGTTATTCCTCACCATCCAGCAAACCTTAACAAAACACCAAATTGTTCGCAATAATATATACTTTTAAATACAATTGACGTTCTCGCTTGCACATAGCAAAATATTGGGTTGTCTGTGCGTGTTTGAATAGTtgattaattagaaaaattaatttaaataatattatAAAACTTTTTATGAcgtaatgtatgtgaaataaaattataattaaaatcataaaaaaatgaCCTAAAAATGTGTCTATAATGTAAATAAATTAATTTGTATTATAAATATGTTCTCTTTTTTGCattataaattaatataatataaaattaattatttttttaatcacacATATATCacttagggctgcaaacgaaccgACCCTTTCGCGACTCGAGTCGAAATCGAACTCGAGATCAAGATATTAAACTCGTTAggctcgcgagctcgagtatatatatatatatattattttaactatatgtatttattttaatagtaaaattaaatatatatccttaatattttattatttattaagaaaaaatattattttatttattttttaaagaataaaataattattttttatttttttcgagctcgagctgttCGAGTTCACTAAAATTAAATCAAGGCTCGAGTCAATTAGGCCGAAATTCGACTGGACTCGGCTCATTTACAACTCTAATATCACTAcacatttatttataaaaaaagcCAAATAATCCTTTGTTCAAACATATTACCATTAATATCAAAACaaatttataatattttatatggGACGTAGCGGCTACGATTTCTCTAGTCAACAAAagatttgtaattatttgggggTGGGGTTTTTATTTTGTCGATGGAAATGTTGTGACTTGCACCCTGGCCTATGCGGTGGCCTGGTGGGTCTGAATATTAGGATGCATACGGGCCGCCCCTATTTGAGCTCCCAATCGGGAACCGCCGAGTtcaaaatactactactactctatAATGCAATAGCCATGGACGTCTCGGGTCCTCCTTTTCCTGTACGGCAAAATAAGCTCACTCTGGAAATCAAGGTAAGTCTGATTAATTTCAATTTCTAATAGGATTATATTAATACTTGCGAATCATGACATATTCGTAATTAAGAAGTCGAATACACGTTGCGTGCTTGTTTCTTGTCGTGAAACTCTTGGATTGAGTTTCTGCGTTCTTAGATACTAAAATTAGTCCTGTCAATTTGAGATTGAGATCGGTAATATTTTATGATTTGAATGCTATTACGTTATGCTTTGATCCTCACGGTACTCGAATTGAATCATGTAAAAATTTTGCTTATGGATTAATTGTCCATAACCTGTTTGGTTAATTGTCAAgtccccttttcttcttcatttttaatGTTAATCCGTCAAAGGTAGCTGGCATTGAAGTCGTAGAtgattttctcaaattcctcGTTCTCTTTAAACATTTCAGATTTTACTGCAGCCTAATGGTCCGCTATTTGTGCCAATACGCAAAGTTACGATATCATGAATCTTGATAACTCTTTGAATTATGTGTTGATAAGAATCTTCAATGATTTAATCAACATTATGAATCTCCAGAATTTTGATTGAATTATGGTCTACTCATCTGAACCAGGGATGACCACATTGTTTTGAAGGAAAAATCAGTTAATATCTATATTTGACTGACAGATTACAAGCCAACAACTTATAGCTCCcttttttcgaaaaaaaaaacctcaattTTTGAAGATTGGATGGTTTAGCTGTTCCACTTGTGTTTGTTAGCATGCAAAGTTTTGCTCAACGTTCTTTCCTCTGCAGGGTAACATCACGGATATTATCATATGCAGCTATGAGGATCACTTTTTTGTGAGTTTTAATCCTCACTTTTGGCATTAATGCTGCATGGGAAAGTTTTTAATATGCTTAACCATTTCAGGTTTTGGCTACTCAAATAGGAAGTATGGGAACAATACTGCATGCCAGGTCAATATAATCTTTGATTTGGATTGGCCACTTTTATttgttccattttttctttgatGTTTCTTTTGGTAAAGTTCTTGGGGGCAAATGATGTataaaatggatgaaaatctGTGTTTAACCCCAAAAAGATGAGATTATATGATTCGAAACCATACTTTTCTCTAAACGCTGTCTAAGAGTCTAAAAAGGATATGATACCTTGCACGTTATAAACCATAGGCAAGTTTTTAATGTGATAGAAATTCATGTAGACATTGTTATGAATTTTAGGCACATTGTTGAAGCCTTTCCAAAGTAAACCTGTGGATCACCATTTTGATGAACTAACAAAAAAATTGGTTGATGATTGGTTCATGCATGCAAGTCCTGATATTGTTTGAgaatataaatttttaaaggACCTGAGATGTTAATAGTTGTAAAGGTTTGATTTGATGTGCAATATGACAATTTCTGAAAGCATGTTCTCAATTGCCAGGAAGGAGGAAGAGGTGTCTACAGATCCAACATTTGAAGTCTCTGTAATATTTGGTAAACGTGATGAGGTAAATATTAGAAGTCTCTGTGACCTACCGTTCTTCGCATTAGTACAAAGAGCTTTGTCTGACCCGATATGTACCTGTAGCCAATGATGATATCCTGTGGTCGGCAGCTAATTGAGCACATAAGGTTTGTACTTCAAGTGACATTCACTGCGTCTTTTTCCTGCATTCTTTTGTGATAGTGAACTTTTCTAATAGCAACATTTTTCTTTGTATATGCAGCCACTCTGGATCTTCAAAGCCCTTAATTCTATCTCTTGGTCTAAAAGACCACTCCATGGTAACTTTCAAAATCTCTTGGTCGTCTTTGATGCATACAACGGTAGCACAACTTTAACTTTCTTCTTTCGTCACACAGGCAACACTCAAAGGCATTGTTTCTGCTGTGACTGCTAACTGCCTCTGGTAATTCTATTGATCTTCCGGCAATGACATTAATGCTCTCCGAGGGAATTACAATGGAATTATTCTTTTCATGCTTTACGTTGTTTCAGCTTTTATGCAATGCTCCAACTGTGGATTGTGCTTTCAGCCCACTCGCCACAGCTATCTATCTAGTTAAGTGAGAGATAAAATTTACCTGTTATTCTTGCGACTTTACTAGTCAGGTCCGCTTGCCACAAGGATCTAATGGGTTCCCTTTCCAGTTAAGTTTGTCAATATACCTTCACAAAATTTTGATGGAACAGAACGATGGTTAAGAGGGGCAGAGCAAAAAGTGCAAATTTCATTCGATCTTGTATAGAATATATCTTCACAAAGTTTCGTGTTACCCCATCGCACAATATCGTACAATTATAGTGCAAAGACCACCAAATTCTTTTGAATaaggggggagagagagagagactcaAAAGAGGGACAGAGctgaaataaaattatatatatatatccccaCTAATCATAATTACAATGTCACAACCATATTACAACATGTATGACACTCAAGAATGGCATCTCAATAACTGGTAGCCGGCTTTAATATTCACACGAGGTGGACAAAAATTACAATGTAGTCTGTCTGAAGGCCGTAGCAACCAACAAGCGGGCACCAAAATCGCCACCGATGTTACAATGCCATTTTCACGACTTTTCGTCCTTGAGCAATGCACTCGCTTTCTTTTCCAGCTGCAAACCAAAAGGACATATTGTACTTATGGAGACGATGTGACCAATGAGGATATATGACAATCTATGACATGGCCAATTTGAACTCAGATATAGGTACAAATTTAATACTATATAAAGCAAGTATATTGTCttttatgtgaaaaaaaaaaaggaattgatGAAATAGAATATGAAGAACACTTTTTTATGGAGACAAAAACATTTCCAGTTTCTGCAAAAATTTGAGGTACAGAAATAAAGACGAGCACATTCTTAAAGAACAGGCaactaaaacaaatttttttctcaaaacaaaaagtaaacaCACCTGAGCATTTTTCAACTTCTGTCTCTGCAGTTCCTCGACCAGACTCCCAATGCTAAGATTTCAAACAAGCATCCAGTTCATTACAAAATAGAAACATCAGGCAGTAATTTGAAGAATCCTGGGATTCAGACCATTACCTCTGTTGCAATTGAATCACGTGGGATTGCAGCTCCTTTTCCCTCGAAGTAGTTGGTGGTACCTACAAGCATTACCAGAATGGATTCAGAAGTCGATGACATCTTTACCTCGTACCAAAGTAAATATTTCTCCCTCCAAAAGCAATACAAGACCTAAAACTATTCAACTCATACAAGATAATACATCAGCTCTAAATCCACACTTTTACACGACAAAACCAAGAATTTCATCAAAAGAAGAGAATACCTGCAAAAGGTCATTGATACCTCCCTCAACAAAATCCGTAGGGCCTAGATATAAAAACCAAGCCAAAGAATCATCACATAGAAGAAGCAAATACAAAGGCACAAAAGTAAAGGAGAACACAAACTAGATCACTGAATGTGTGCAGAAAGATGTTAACAGCCAAATATAATCATCCAGCGTGAGTGACATTACCAGATTGCTCCACATATTTAATCAATTTCATTATCTCTTCCTGAAAACACAAAGAACAATTAGCAAAAGCCAACATTTGGTGAACACCAAGGTAAGATGAAAAGCCATTTACCCTCTGAATACTGTTCTGATGAAGGATACATTGCAAGGATGGAAGAATTGAAACAGCTGTAAGGCATGAGCTCGATGGAATGGTCGATCCTCCAGAAGAAGCACCAAAGAAAGAGTTCGTAGGACCCTGCACGCAAGCAAGGGTAGGCAATGGTTACAAAGCCATTGCCTAGAAGGTAATTTGCCAACCTTCAACATGAAATTTGAAACAATCTTAATGTCCAAACCAACACTTCTAATGAGTAGCAATATTTGTAAAGTGTGCACtattcaaaatgaaaaacatcCAGGCAGCTTAGCAATGTGGGAAACAAATGTTTACTTTATACTAGTCGAAAGTTAATACCAAAATATCAGTTTTACTGATTCATCCAACGAAAAACAGACAGCCGAAGACTAAGCCCAAAACAAAAGCcaaattttggaaggaaattgaaACAAGCACTATTTAAAGGGGGAAACAAAATACAAACATACTGAAGCCTATCGACAATTAAAATGCCCTTAGTTTGTTCAATTTAACAAAGTCAGGAAACTAGCAGAGACGGGTCATAAACTCGTGATGTTTATCATGATGCATAACTGCACATTTTCACACTGTGCTACTCTTGGCCTAAGGATGTCTAGAAATATTCTCACAAAACCACCCCCTCACCCTCTAGTGTGTTTCAAATTGCTTGACTATTACTCGACTCCCATCCAGTTACTGAAGGCAGGCAGGCATTATGCTATCAGATGcatgaaaataaaatacttcTGAAAAAAGTACCCTGGGACTCAAATCTGCCGATGTGACTTTAAAACGCCCCTTTCTTTGGACAACAGCACCTTCAGACATATCATCCCCTGCAAAAGCAAACCTTGAGATGTTGAGAGAGATCGAGAGAAAGAGCCATAACAAAGAATACAGGTCAACCAAAGCAAAACAGACTTTTTCCAGTCAAAAGGAAAGAGCTACTTTCCAGGCAAATTCAGCAATATAAATGCAAAACGCATTACCTGAAGTAGGATTAATGATGTCTTTCTTTTGACGATACTGCAAAGGACCACTATAATTTCGTTCTGAGGTATATTTTGGTTGCATATATTCCCTTCACATAGTAAAGCAGAATCACAATCAGTACGAGTGAGAAGCACAAATATCACTAGCTAAAACAGAAGCTTTTGATAACTCCACTTGATAACAAATTTTTCAGTGGAACACTTATACACCATATAGTTAATCAAGATAATGGAACTATGTTAATATATAAGTTCCCTATCAATAGATGATCCAAACTCTAGGGAAAAACAACCACCAAAAAGACAAAGTAACTCCTGCTCTTGATGCAGCCCAGTTGCTTCTCACTACTGGGAAGCCTTGTCTCTagattctttttcatttttcttgcattCTCAGGGACTCCAATCAGGAAAAAGGGGGGAAGCTAGTCTCTTTAGTTGCCCTATAGAATGTCCGCGAATGATTTCTTCCATATTCCATTAAAAGACGGGCCATGT
The genomic region above belongs to Coffea arabica cultivar ET-39 chromosome 7c, Coffea Arabica ET-39 HiFi, whole genome shotgun sequence and contains:
- the LOC113698470 gene encoding uncharacterized protein isoform X2, translating into MHTGRPYLSSQSGTAEFKILLLLYNAIAMDVSGPPFPVRQNKLTLEIKGNITDIIICSYEDHFFVLATQIGSMGTILHARKEEEVSTDPTFEVSVIFGKRDEPMMISCGRQLIEHISHSGSSKPLILSLGLKDHSMATLKGIVSAVTANCLW
- the LOC113698470 gene encoding uncharacterized protein isoform X1; amino-acid sequence: MHTGRPYLSSQSGTAEFKILLLLYNAIAMDVSGPPFPVRQNKLTLEIKGNITDIIICSYEDHFFVLATQIGSMGTILHARKEEEVSTDPTFEVSVIFGKRDEPMMISCGRQLIEHISHSGSSKPLILSLGLKDHSMATLKGIVSAVTANCLCFYAMLQLWIVLSAHSPQLSI